The following proteins come from a genomic window of Gimesia chilikensis:
- a CDS encoding TolC family protein, whose amino-acid sequence MNFYVGGVHRMHKAFPSIDQNHHSRLWPVFLLVVWGCSGCALLPGQLNSKALIENKVTASEALPSTSIIQAEHETAESDAAQEDSQISLAAHEVQDSRSLPRQSANTPVALLPPDFETPPEPPVRTAAVPPVKSDYQLTQAITPYTPLPPAPDSTKPSRLPESFAGDAWSTQLIPQNFTPWWADSVTLQFRPQSHQSPVNVNTLIQETLLNSSQVRIINDDPIIAETAITQAMAEFDPKLFIESKFNRISIPSSSTLDTGTNFSRLRENNWSSNFGVRRKNSQGGELEFSQQFGLNTSNSIFFVPPNQGDTRLTLSYNQPLLNGRGEAYNESLIVLAELNTDITTDRTQAALQDHLLKVTETYWELYLNRVLFIQKQKHLQDGMRILKYLEQRYNIDSLQSQIARARAAVAKRRSELIRIEAAVQNSETRLRALVNSPQLKSSPNLELISIQQPIDNSLPVTIEDAMATALEYRSEVDIASREIEAAQVRLGVACNDLLPKLDLVLETYLSGLKGEFDLSRAWVDQFSVGEPSYTAGLVFEVPLYRQEARSRHLQRSVELRRLLSRFELTVENLRAEVETAVRQVRTANRNLQSQYQAMIAAEADVEFLQRRWEMAPGLDRASSFLLEDLIDSQDRRAEAEQAFVTAQVDHVLSQTRLNRATGTILRQERIVPEAMSEGPVPSSEQDAPPPVVPADSDQQQGPKL is encoded by the coding sequence ATGAACTTTTATGTTGGTGGCGTACATAGAATGCACAAGGCTTTTCCCTCCATTGATCAGAACCACCACAGTCGACTCTGGCCCGTTTTTCTATTGGTCGTCTGGGGATGCTCGGGTTGCGCGCTGCTTCCGGGCCAACTCAACTCGAAAGCTCTCATCGAAAACAAAGTCACCGCAAGTGAGGCTTTACCCTCAACGTCGATCATACAGGCGGAGCACGAGACTGCTGAGTCCGATGCCGCTCAAGAAGATTCGCAGATCAGCCTGGCCGCGCACGAAGTGCAGGATTCCAGATCCCTTCCCCGTCAGAGTGCCAATACGCCGGTGGCTCTGTTGCCGCCTGACTTCGAAACACCCCCTGAGCCTCCAGTACGAACTGCAGCCGTTCCCCCTGTGAAATCAGACTACCAGCTGACGCAGGCGATCACTCCCTACACTCCGCTGCCTCCTGCCCCCGACTCTACTAAACCTTCCCGTTTACCAGAGTCGTTTGCAGGTGATGCATGGAGCACCCAATTGATTCCGCAGAACTTCACTCCCTGGTGGGCCGACAGTGTCACCCTGCAGTTCCGACCTCAGTCTCACCAGAGCCCGGTGAATGTGAATACGCTGATTCAGGAAACGCTGTTGAATTCGTCCCAGGTACGCATCATCAACGACGATCCCATCATCGCTGAAACGGCAATCACACAGGCGATGGCCGAGTTTGATCCCAAGCTGTTTATCGAATCCAAGTTCAACCGCATCAGTATCCCGTCCAGCAGCACCCTTGATACCGGGACGAATTTCAGTCGGCTGCGGGAAAACAACTGGAGTTCGAACTTCGGCGTAAGACGTAAAAACAGTCAGGGGGGGGAGCTTGAGTTTTCACAGCAGTTTGGTTTGAACACCAGCAACTCGATCTTTTTCGTCCCGCCCAACCAGGGAGATACCCGGCTGACATTGAGTTATAACCAGCCGCTCCTCAATGGCCGGGGAGAGGCTTACAATGAAAGCCTGATCGTGCTCGCGGAACTGAATACCGACATCACCACCGATCGCACCCAGGCCGCTCTGCAGGATCATCTGCTGAAAGTGACCGAAACCTACTGGGAACTCTATCTGAACCGTGTGCTGTTTATCCAGAAGCAGAAACACCTGCAGGACGGCATGCGGATCCTGAAGTACCTCGAACAGCGTTACAACATCGATTCCCTGCAGAGCCAGATCGCCCGCGCCCGGGCAGCCGTGGCCAAACGACGCTCGGAACTGATTCGCATTGAAGCCGCCGTACAGAACTCCGAAACACGCCTGCGGGCTCTGGTCAATTCACCCCAGCTCAAATCCAGCCCGAACCTGGAACTAATCTCAATTCAGCAGCCCATCGACAACAGCCTGCCCGTCACCATTGAAGACGCCATGGCCACGGCCCTTGAGTACCGCTCGGAAGTTGATATCGCTTCCCGCGAGATTGAGGCAGCCCAGGTCCGGCTGGGAGTCGCCTGCAACGACCTGCTTCCCAAACTCGACCTGGTTCTGGAAACATATCTCTCCGGCTTGAAAGGGGAATTTGATCTTTCCCGCGCCTGGGTCGATCAGTTCAGTGTCGGGGAACCCAGTTATACGGCAGGCCTGGTGTTCGAGGTTCCCCTCTATCGTCAGGAAGCCCGCTCACGTCACCTGCAGCGATCAGTCGAACTCCGCCGCCTGTTGAGCCGCTTCGAACTGACCGTGGAAAACCTGCGTGCAGAAGTGGAAACAGCCGTCCGTCAGGTCAGGACAGCGAACCGGAACTTACAGAGCCAGTACCAGGCCATGATCGCCGCGGAAGCGGATGTCGAATTCCTGCAGCGTCGCTGGGAAATGGCCCCCGGCCTGGATCGCGCATCCAGCTTTCTGCTCGAGGACCTGATCGACTCCCAGGACCGCCGGGCCGAGGCAGAGCAGGCCTTCGTCACAGCCCAGGTGGACCACGTGCTCAGCCAGACCCGCTTGAACCGGGCCACAGGCACTATCCTGCGACAGGAACGAATCGTTCCCGAAGCCATGTCCGAAGGTCCCGTCCCCAGTTCTGAACAAGACGCACCGCCGCCGGTAGTCCCCGCCGATTCTGATCAGCAACAGGGGCCTAAGCTATGA
- a CDS encoding TolC family protein yields MRWNSPTVFLYNAIQQPHVIALAMVCSMLLLSGCQIPDLFGASEGAPLPDDFSGRASVDSSADVGIKEFFDDPTLTFLIGQGLASNQELQIRNWEVQVASNEVLSRRGAYLPFVTVGADGGFDRTSRFTPLGAAEDQLTYPGSGGANFPDPLGNVRLSANLLWRIDVWRELRNARDAAEQRLCEAIELRNYFVTQLVAEVADNYYELAALDQRLVYLNQTIELQKKSLEVAKFQKDAARGTELGVQRFLAEVRKNESEKLIVSQRIIEVENKINFLVGRYPQAVDRVGWDFIKLDSQPLHVGVPSQLLLNRRDIQAAEREVAASGLDVLVARARFFPRFDITASVGYEAFNPRYLFDPGAFIANAAGGLVAPLLNKKAIQADYKNANARQIQAIYHYQRTVLNAFTEVANGISKVEKYRSSVELKHSQVKALEESVSVATQLFQNARAEYIDVLFSQRDLLEARTDLIETKQQQLSAIVNTYQALGGGFLMSNAGEVYDEHFSPEPPQMDGGMGVPPVPDNFDMTSASGKARLMTGSEDQAPPAAPVTEIVLPPAPAPGKVSLESAQTEDESQPPSLGEVSLTPPVGDAALPPSLREDSL; encoded by the coding sequence ATGAGATGGAACTCCCCCACTGTTTTTTTATATAACGCGATCCAGCAACCGCATGTGATTGCTTTGGCGATGGTCTGCAGCATGTTGCTGCTTTCAGGTTGTCAGATCCCGGATCTGTTTGGTGCCTCCGAAGGAGCTCCTTTGCCGGATGACTTCAGCGGGAGAGCAAGTGTCGACAGCTCCGCTGACGTGGGCATCAAGGAATTCTTTGATGATCCGACGCTGACCTTTCTGATTGGTCAGGGGCTGGCATCGAACCAGGAACTGCAGATCCGCAACTGGGAAGTCCAGGTCGCCAGCAACGAAGTCCTGTCGCGACGAGGTGCTTATCTTCCCTTCGTCACGGTCGGAGCCGATGGTGGTTTTGATCGGACCAGTCGCTTCACTCCCCTGGGAGCCGCTGAGGATCAGTTGACCTACCCGGGTTCAGGCGGTGCAAATTTCCCGGATCCTCTGGGGAACGTAAGACTGTCTGCGAATCTGTTATGGCGGATTGACGTCTGGCGGGAATTGAGAAACGCCCGCGATGCTGCAGAACAGCGTTTGTGCGAAGCAATTGAACTGCGAAACTATTTCGTCACCCAACTGGTGGCTGAGGTCGCGGACAACTACTACGAACTGGCTGCCCTGGATCAGCGACTGGTCTATCTGAATCAGACCATTGAACTACAGAAGAAGAGCCTGGAAGTAGCAAAGTTCCAGAAGGATGCGGCTCGGGGAACCGAGCTGGGTGTCCAGCGATTCCTGGCGGAAGTTCGTAAGAACGAGAGTGAAAAGCTGATCGTGAGTCAGCGGATTATTGAAGTCGAGAACAAAATCAACTTCCTCGTTGGTCGTTATCCACAAGCAGTGGACCGGGTTGGCTGGGATTTCATCAAGCTCGATTCGCAGCCTTTGCACGTCGGTGTTCCCTCACAGCTGCTGTTGAATCGTCGTGATATTCAGGCTGCGGAACGCGAAGTAGCTGCTTCCGGTCTGGATGTGCTGGTCGCCCGGGCTCGTTTCTTCCCCCGGTTTGATATTACTGCCAGCGTGGGATACGAGGCTTTCAATCCCCGTTACCTGTTTGATCCCGGTGCATTCATTGCGAATGCCGCCGGTGGTCTGGTCGCACCGCTGCTTAACAAGAAAGCCATCCAGGCAGATTACAAGAATGCAAACGCCCGCCAGATCCAGGCGATCTACCATTATCAGCGGACAGTGCTGAATGCATTCACGGAAGTCGCGAACGGCATCTCCAAAGTCGAGAAATATCGTTCCAGTGTCGAGCTCAAGCATAGCCAGGTGAAAGCCCTCGAAGAATCTGTTTCGGTAGCGACTCAGCTGTTCCAGAACGCCCGGGCGGAATACATCGACGTGCTGTTCTCGCAGCGTGACCTGCTCGAAGCGAGAACCGACCTGATCGAGACCAAGCAGCAGCAGTTGTCTGCGATCGTCAATACCTACCAGGCTCTCGGTGGTGGTTTCCTGATGTCGAATGCCGGCGAAGTGTATGACGAACACTTCAGCCCGGAGCCGCCTCAAATGGACGGTGGTATGGGTGTGCCTCCTGTACCAGACAATTTCGATATGACATCGGCCTCGGGTAAAGCCAGACTGATGACAGGTTCGGAAGACCAGGCACCGCCGGCTGCTCCCGTCACGGAAATCGTGTTGCCACCCGCACCTGCACCGGGTAAAGTCAGTCTGGAATCAGCACAGACTGAGGACGAGTCACAACCGCCTTCGTTGGGCGAAGTCAGTCTGACACCGCCGGTCGGCGATGCGGCACTGCCTCCTTCGCTGCGTGAGGACAGCCTGTAG
- a CDS encoding efflux RND transporter periplasmic adaptor subunit, translating into MYSRRINFWILMSLTGLLACSPLRVFAVELEGYTEPYRTIRVATDETGVIDQIFVSEGEAVPQGTPLVRLNNDVYQAMLAVAEQNMNARGRLESARAELELKSERLKILQSLREEGNARQEEVDRARYENAVAKANIQTVQEELLSRKLEYQKIKTQIDRRTIRAPISGVVSLIHKEQGEFVAPNSPETMTLVQLDQLLAYFTLTSQQAAQLHINDKIRISFKHNQSSTEGTIEYISPVTDAQSGTVLVKIRIDNQKGDFRSGERCTIQLES; encoded by the coding sequence ATGTATTCAAGACGAATCAATTTCTGGATCTTGATGAGCCTGACAGGACTGCTGGCCTGCAGCCCGCTCCGCGTTTTCGCTGTCGAACTGGAAGGGTACACCGAACCTTACCGTACGATCCGGGTCGCCACAGACGAAACAGGTGTCATCGATCAGATTTTTGTGAGCGAGGGGGAAGCGGTCCCGCAGGGAACGCCACTCGTGCGGCTCAACAATGATGTCTACCAGGCCATGCTGGCGGTCGCAGAGCAGAACATGAATGCCCGGGGACGTCTGGAAAGTGCCCGCGCAGAACTGGAACTGAAAAGCGAACGCCTCAAGATCCTGCAATCACTGCGAGAGGAAGGCAACGCCCGCCAGGAAGAGGTCGATCGGGCCCGCTATGAAAATGCCGTGGCGAAAGCCAACATCCAGACGGTTCAGGAAGAACTCCTGTCCCGCAAACTCGAGTATCAGAAAATCAAAACCCAAATCGACCGTCGCACGATCCGAGCGCCGATTTCCGGCGTCGTCAGCCTGATCCACAAAGAGCAGGGCGAATTTGTCGCCCCCAACAGTCCCGAAACCATGACGCTCGTGCAACTCGATCAGCTACTGGCCTACTTCACGCTAACCAGCCAGCAGGCCGCACAATTACACATCAACGACAAGATCAGAATTTCATTTAAACACAACCAGTCCTCAACCGAAGGAACGATTGAGTACATTTCACCAGTCACCGATGCCCAGAGCGGCACCGTGCTGGTCAAAATCCGGATCGACAACCAGAAGGGAGATTTTCGCAGTGGCGAACGTTGTACGATTCAATTGGAAAGTTAA
- a CDS encoding biotin/lipoyl-binding protein — translation MQPDVSIRDFFSSRLKLRADLTFTLQHANGEDYYTINDSLHSRYYRVGQTEYTFLRLLDGRSTVQECYSKLSTAFPFHQLSQDDIISLCQWAFGSDLLKNQDERLRPAGADQRPATAWLAKLNFLIFRLPIGNPDRLFSRLANAWGWLFSAPALIAWCSLLLWALFRIGLNWDAFYSSSQTILSADNWIWLVGCWVILKLCHESAHGIVCKLYQGTVREAGSLFVLFAPLPYVDVTSSWSFPSHWSRMHVAAAGLYVELLIAALAALVWGQTSHAWLNHACFNIVFTASITSLLFNLNPLMKFDGYYILVDLLEIPNLYTNGQLWIRQWAKRTFLGVHTLLPNWSRRVRLIIAGYGIASLCWRILVCITLTVAAATLLEGAGVILAAIAITLWIIQPVWRCVKYVAVGKPGEAPQRGRFVLVTGSLLLTSFLVLAYVPWLGNFQAPAIVDYPPQGTEHAPLPGFIKQIEVQSGQQVHRGQTLIQLGNPDLELELAKLRIEIQQSELRIHQFDQQRKIAERQVEQEVLQDLQTKLQEKERLFEELTIRSEIDGRVMTRNLQAKLGTYVKQGDPIITIGDDRHKELHIAVAQHELEHFLNSPGNTVLAHLPHHPAIPCPVQKVVPRASVTLTHPALAAAYGGALPVKPASSEKQGDEYELLDPRFNLVISLASEQSLELYAGQRIDVTCRPQHYSVGRHLYYQVSSWLNKRLEE, via the coding sequence ATGCAGCCCGATGTGAGTATCCGCGATTTTTTCAGCAGCCGGCTCAAACTGCGCGCGGATCTGACTTTCACGCTCCAGCATGCCAATGGTGAGGACTACTACACCATCAACGATTCGCTGCACTCGCGTTACTATCGTGTTGGTCAGACCGAATACACGTTCCTGCGACTGCTCGACGGACGGTCGACTGTCCAGGAGTGTTACAGCAAACTCTCAACCGCGTTCCCCTTTCATCAACTCTCGCAGGACGACATTATCAGTCTTTGCCAATGGGCGTTCGGCAGTGACTTACTGAAAAACCAGGATGAGCGACTGCGTCCGGCTGGCGCCGATCAACGACCAGCGACAGCCTGGCTTGCAAAATTGAATTTCCTGATCTTTCGTCTGCCGATTGGTAATCCGGACCGGCTCTTCTCCCGACTGGCAAACGCCTGGGGTTGGCTGTTCTCCGCGCCGGCGTTGATTGCCTGGTGCAGCCTGCTGCTCTGGGCCCTGTTTCGCATTGGCCTGAACTGGGACGCATTTTATAGTTCATCTCAAACGATTCTCTCCGCAGACAACTGGATCTGGCTGGTCGGCTGCTGGGTGATTCTCAAGCTGTGTCACGAGTCAGCACACGGCATCGTCTGTAAGCTTTACCAGGGCACCGTTCGCGAAGCAGGATCGCTGTTCGTCCTGTTCGCCCCGCTCCCTTATGTCGATGTCACTTCCAGTTGGAGCTTCCCCTCCCACTGGTCACGGATGCATGTCGCCGCAGCTGGACTCTACGTCGAACTGTTGATCGCAGCCCTGGCCGCTCTGGTCTGGGGACAGACTTCGCATGCCTGGCTGAACCATGCCTGCTTCAACATCGTTTTCACCGCGAGTATCACCAGCCTGCTGTTTAACCTGAACCCGTTGATGAAATTTGATGGCTACTACATTCTGGTTGACTTGCTGGAAATTCCCAACCTGTATACGAACGGGCAACTCTGGATCAGGCAGTGGGCCAAACGAACGTTTCTCGGCGTGCATACCCTGCTCCCCAACTGGTCGCGGCGCGTCCGGCTGATCATAGCCGGCTATGGAATCGCCTCGCTCTGCTGGCGGATTCTGGTCTGCATCACCCTCACGGTCGCTGCGGCGACTCTGCTGGAAGGAGCTGGAGTCATCCTCGCCGCGATCGCGATTACACTCTGGATTATCCAGCCTGTCTGGCGGTGTGTTAAGTATGTTGCAGTCGGGAAGCCGGGGGAAGCTCCGCAACGAGGCCGATTTGTACTGGTCACCGGTTCTCTGTTGTTAACCAGTTTTCTGGTCTTGGCCTACGTCCCCTGGTTGGGAAACTTCCAGGCACCGGCAATCGTGGATTACCCCCCTCAAGGAACCGAGCACGCTCCCCTCCCCGGCTTTATTAAACAGATCGAAGTGCAAAGCGGACAACAGGTTCACCGGGGACAGACTCTGATCCAGTTAGGAAATCCCGATCTGGAACTCGAGCTGGCGAAACTGAGAATCGAAATTCAACAGTCAGAGTTACGTATCCACCAGTTCGACCAGCAACGCAAAATCGCAGAGCGACAGGTCGAACAGGAAGTACTGCAGGACCTACAGACAAAACTTCAGGAAAAAGAACGACTGTTCGAAGAGCTGACGATCCGCTCTGAAATCGACGGTCGCGTGATGACCCGCAATCTGCAGGCAAAGCTCGGAACGTATGTGAAACAGGGAGATCCCATCATCACCATTGGAGACGACCGCCACAAAGAGCTGCACATCGCCGTTGCGCAGCATGAGCTCGAGCATTTCCTGAACTCACCAGGCAACACCGTCCTGGCACATCTCCCTCACCATCCAGCGATTCCCTGTCCGGTGCAGAAGGTGGTCCCTCGTGCCAGTGTGACGTTAACTCATCCCGCACTCGCAGCAGCCTACGGCGGTGCGCTGCCTGTCAAACCAGCGTCCTCCGAAAAACAGGGAGACGAATACGAGCTACTCGATCCCCGGTTCAACCTCGTTATCTCGCTCGCCTCAGAGCAGTCTTTAGAGCTTTATGCAGGACAGCGGATTGATGTCACCTGTCGGCCTCAGCACTACTCCGTCGGCCGACATCTGTACTACCAGGTTTCCAGCTGGCTCAACAAACGCCTGGAAGAGTAA
- a CDS encoding efflux RND transporter periplasmic adaptor subunit, with translation MHPESTHPKQRPPVRVLNHRGRRHRSLHKSLLRCALTAQTSDELLHALLGELKQHCQPALILYYRPAVSENQATSRILYQQSTSTPDAALLSQLNQVCQSSIQSKEVEIQPCVDINFMLYAAPITARGLAADALGVVFSATNSTEPFSLLLQALATHITLWHTLREGLQQEQHARDSAAIVELLSNLSCSTNFTQAAGQTASDLADYLDCRQIAIGSQEATRTRCRLVGLSGCPQFDKAAKSVGLIEAALDETLRQQTSLVWTDQHSTENPELQSLQTVGEQLQTKSILCVPLTCSDQQADTVVCVVDLPLDRMKQTQCLLEAASQPLANALHAAQRRSSLRENWKVAVRQSLQGKTRRAVLAACLLFTALMFVPWPYQVKCACQLEPVMQRFVVAPFAGSLETMLVEPGDLVHQGDVLARMDPRELKWKRASLISDQNQAIKRRDSAQAARDFTTQQLSRLEAERLGLEIELLDHRINNLEIKSPVDGIVVAGTLDWAEGAPLEIGEALFEIAPLDQMVVEVAVPDSEISHVREAQSVHIRLEALPDSDQTLLLERIHPRAELRDEANIFVAEAAVDNSQGLLRPGMKGRASIQTTPQPIYWILFHKPWNLIRKYLY, from the coding sequence ATGCATCCGGAAAGCACTCATCCGAAACAACGACCACCGGTTCGCGTCCTCAATCACAGGGGACGTCGACATCGTAGTCTGCACAAATCCCTGTTGCGCTGCGCACTGACAGCTCAGACATCTGACGAACTGCTACACGCATTACTTGGAGAACTGAAACAGCACTGTCAGCCGGCGCTGATCCTCTATTACCGCCCCGCGGTATCGGAAAACCAAGCCACCAGTCGAATCCTGTATCAACAGTCGACATCCACACCTGATGCCGCCCTGCTCTCACAGTTGAACCAGGTCTGTCAGAGCAGCATCCAGAGTAAAGAAGTCGAGATTCAACCCTGCGTCGACATTAACTTCATGCTTTATGCGGCCCCCATTACCGCCCGGGGACTGGCGGCTGACGCGTTGGGAGTGGTCTTTTCCGCGACAAATTCAACCGAACCGTTCTCGCTGCTCCTGCAGGCACTCGCAACTCATATCACGCTCTGGCACACGCTGCGCGAGGGGCTGCAGCAGGAACAGCATGCCCGCGACTCCGCTGCGATTGTGGAACTGCTTTCAAATCTGTCTTGTTCCACGAACTTCACCCAGGCAGCCGGCCAGACCGCCTCTGACCTGGCCGATTACCTGGATTGTCGTCAGATTGCGATCGGCAGTCAAGAAGCGACTCGCACACGCTGTCGCCTGGTGGGACTCTCGGGCTGCCCCCAATTTGACAAGGCAGCAAAATCGGTTGGACTCATCGAAGCCGCCCTGGATGAAACACTCAGGCAACAGACATCACTCGTCTGGACCGATCAACACAGTACTGAAAATCCCGAGCTTCAATCACTGCAAACGGTTGGAGAGCAACTGCAGACGAAATCTATTCTCTGTGTCCCACTCACTTGCTCTGACCAGCAGGCAGACACCGTAGTCTGTGTTGTCGACCTCCCGCTGGATCGAATGAAACAGACGCAATGCCTGCTGGAAGCCGCCAGTCAGCCCCTGGCAAATGCCTTACATGCTGCACAGAGGCGATCGAGTCTGAGAGAAAACTGGAAGGTGGCTGTCCGTCAGTCGCTGCAAGGAAAGACCCGCCGCGCAGTTCTGGCTGCTTGCCTGCTCTTCACGGCCCTGATGTTCGTTCCCTGGCCGTATCAGGTCAAATGTGCCTGTCAGCTGGAACCGGTGATGCAGCGGTTCGTCGTCGCCCCGTTTGCCGGTTCCCTGGAAACCATGCTGGTCGAACCGGGAGACCTGGTTCACCAGGGAGACGTACTGGCCCGAATGGATCCCCGGGAACTTAAATGGAAACGGGCCAGCCTGATTTCAGACCAGAACCAGGCGATCAAACGTCGCGACTCTGCCCAGGCGGCCCGCGACTTTACGACCCAGCAACTTTCACGACTGGAAGCGGAACGCCTGGGGCTGGAAATCGAGCTGCTTGATCATCGCATCAACAATCTGGAAATCAAAAGCCCTGTTGACGGGATCGTTGTCGCGGGAACTTTGGACTGGGCCGAAGGGGCTCCTCTGGAGATTGGCGAAGCACTATTTGAAATCGCCCCGCTGGATCAGATGGTCGTAGAGGTCGCCGTACCCGATTCCGAAATCAGTCATGTACGGGAAGCCCAGAGCGTTCATATTCGCCTGGAAGCGCTACCCGATTCAGACCAGACCCTGCTGCTGGAACGTATTCATCCCCGGGCAGAACTGCGGGATGAGGCTAATATTTTCGTGGCGGAAGCCGCCGTGGATAACAGCCAGGGCCTGCTGCGACCGGGGATGAAAGGGCGGGCCAGTATTCAGACCACCCCACAGCCCATCTACTGGATCCTGTTTCACAAACCGTGGAATCTGATCAGGAAGTACCTGTATTAA